TCTTTACGAACTAGATTACAAGACTACAAAATTGAATAAATACAGAGAATTTCAAAAGGAATATAAATAATCCTAAAAAGGCAATCCAGTTGACGTTGTCCTGTTAGGGCAACGCAGGTATTCGCCGATGTGAAGATCGTGGTAGTAGGGGATGCCGAATATAACCAATTATTTTTCTCCCAACCCATCCATAAACTCGTTAACGTCGGTGCGGTGGAGTATAACGGACAAGGTGAAGTATTAAGTTCTGTTACGTTTCTTTTGGTTTCTAAGATTTACCATCTCGCTTTTTTCTAACAAATCAACTGGGTTGCTGTGCGATGGTATGCAGAACGAAAACATTGTCATGTATTTGTGTCCGTCAAATTTCTTTGAAATATTGAAGTCGCCGAGTTGGATTATGTTCATGCCAATCAAAACATCACAGTCTTGTATAGGGCTGCAGGTAGCGTGAATGTTGGGGATACGTACTCTATTGGGTAAAATAATGTCAACAAGGTAAACATCAACAGTTTTTGGTTCTTCAGAATCAACAACGTATACTTTTGCAACATCAATAGGTTGTAATTGCAGGTCAGAAACGACTTTCGGCGTGATAGCCGTGTGTGTAGCACCGGTATCCCATACCGCTTTATATTTTCTGATATCTTCTTTAGCAGGGAATTTTACGGAAACGTCAGTAACCAGTTCTTTAACAATGCCGTCATTATAGATTATCCTGAACGCATGATGGAACTTGGATTGTTGCGGAGTGCTATCTTGCTGCATAAACGCGGCTATGGAATCGCATAACGTTGCTTTCGTCCTGGTTTTCAATGAGTTTCACTAGAAAAGTGCCTAGTGCGTTGTCTTTACTGGTTTTCTTTATAGCGTCGTTAATGGTGCTGTAGTATCCAAGTATTGTTTTGCCTTTGATAACAACGTACTCGCCGTTGTGTTCTTTTATTAGCTCTGGTAGTGTTGATATAAAAAACTTGTATTCTTTTTCTAGTTTTGCCATTGTATCCGCCTCTTGATATTATTATACTCAAAATCAGTGTTTTTGCAATAATATATTTTTAGGGTCAAATTCGTAGAAAAAGTGTTTTATAACCCATCCATAAACTCGTTTACGTCGGTACGGTGGTGGTAGTCTAACGTAGGGATGTCAGATTGTCCGCCCAGCACGTCTTTGACTTTGCCCGGGCTGATACCGTGTTCGTGGAACAGTACGAACTCGCGGTTCTTCAACCGCCCCACGTCTTCCGGTAACAATACTTGGCGTTGTTTCTCATTCATACTGCTGGTGCTTTGGTTCGTTGGTAAGTCCAATAGTTTGCGGGAAGAAGTAGTGTACGATTTGTGTGTGTCGTCATACAGTATCTTGCCTGCGCGTTCCGAGAAGTTTTGCCTCGTATACAAGTCGGTTACCCGCATAAGGAAAAAGTTGGTTGATTGCCAGCTCCAGCCCGAGTATTCCCGCCTCTGCGGGTCGGGTATACGCTGGGCTGAAACTATTAACGCTAAACCTTTTGACCGGCATTGCGAGAACACGGCGGTCTCCACGTCTTTTGGTAGCTTAAACGTTAAAGCTTCATCTATGAATGCGGAAAAGTTTATCTTGTCTTCATCACTAACATCAGGCTGGGAGATTGCGTGTAAGATAAACGCGGTTAACATCAGGGATAACGTGCCGTGTTGTTCCGCTGAGCATACCGGG
This is a stretch of genomic DNA from Elusimicrobiota bacterium. It encodes these proteins:
- a CDS encoding retroviral-like aspartic protease family protein — its product is MQQDSTPQQSKFHHAFRIIYNDGIVKELVTDVSVKFPAKEDIRKYKAVWDTGATHTAITPKVVSDLQLQPIDVAKVYVVDSEEPKTVDVYLVDIILPNRVRIPNIHATCSPIQDCDVLIGMNIIQLGDFNISKKFDGHKYMTMFSFCIPSHSNPVDLLEKSEMVNLRNQKKRNRT